The Carassius auratus strain Wakin unplaced genomic scaffold, ASM336829v1 scaf_tig00025490, whole genome shotgun sequence genome includes a region encoding these proteins:
- the LOC113078354 gene encoding integrin-linked protein kinase — MDDIFTQCREGNAVAVRLWLDNTENDLNQGDDHGFSPLHWACREGRSGVVDMLIMRGARINVMNRGDDTPLHLAASHGHRDILAKLIQCKADTNAANEHGNTPLHYACFWAHDLVAEDLVNNGAQVSICNKYGETPLDKAKPPLAAHLKELAEKQGQSLAKVPFKDSFWKGTTRTRPRNGTLNKHAGVDYKQLSMLAKINENHSGELWQGRWQGTEIVVKMLHVREWTTRKSRDFNEEYPKLRIFSHPNVLPMLGACQSPPAPHPIIITHWMPYGSLYNVLHEGTNFVVDQTQAVKFALDIACGMAFLHTLEPMIPRHYLNSKSVMIDEDMTARISMADVKFSFQCPGRMYSPAWVAPEALQKKPEEINRRSADMWSFAVLLWELVTREVPYADLSNMEIGMKVALEGLRPTIPPGISPHICKLMKICMNEDPAKRPKFDMIVPILEKMQDK, encoded by the exons ggATGATCACGGGTTCAGTCCGTTACACTGGGCCTGCCGTGAGGGCCGTTCAGGTGTCGTGGACATGCTTATCATGAGAGGGGCACGCATCAATGTCATGAACCGCGGCGACGACACACCCCTGCACCTGGCTGCAAGCCACGGCCACCGGGACATTCTGGCCAAG CTGATCCAGTGTAAAGCAGATACCAATGCGGCAAACGAGCACGGCAACACCCCTCTCCATTACGCCTGCTTCTGGGCCCACGACCTGGTGGCAGAG GATCTGGTTAATAATGGTGCTCAGGTGAGCATCTGCAACAAGTATGGAGAAACTCCACTGGATAAGGCCAAACCACCGCTCGCCGCACATCTGAAAG AGCTCGCGGAGAAACAGGGACAAAGCCTGGCCAAAGTTCCTTTCAAGGACTCTTTCTGGAAGGGAACCACTCGAACGCGACCAC GTAATGGCACACTAAATAAACATGCTGGCGTAGATTATAAGCAGCTTTCCATGCTGGCCAAAATCAACGAGAACCACTCTGGGGAG CTGTGGCAGGGCCGCTGGCAGGGCACAGAGATTGTGGTCAAGATGCTGCATGTGCGAGAATGGACTACAAGAAAGAGCCGTGACTTTAATGAGGAGTACCCTAAACTAAG AATCTTCTCCCATCCAAACGTGTTGCCCATGTTGGGGGCGTGTCAGTCTCCACCTGCCCCTCATCCAATCATAATTACACACTGGATGCCCTATGGCTCCCTTTACAATGTGCTTCACGAGGGGACCA ACTTTGTTGTGGATCAGACGCAAGCGGTGAAGTTTGCTTTGGATATAGCGTGTGGAATGGCTTTCCTGCACACACTTGAGCCCATGATCCCTCGGCATTATCTCAACAGCAAGAGTGTCATG ATTGATGAAGACATGACAGCCAGGATAAGCATGGCAGATGTGAAGTTCTCCTTCCAGTGTCCCGGCAGGATGTACTCTCCCGCATGGGTGGCACCTGAAG ccctgcagaaGAAGCCAGAGGAGATTAACCGGCGCTCGGCAGATATGTGGAGTTTCGCTGTGTTACTCTGGGAGCTCGTCACCAGAGAGGTGCCCTACGCTGACCTCTCAAACATGGAGATCGGCATGAAG GTGGCACTAGAGGGACTGCGGCCCACCATCCCACCGGGCATTTCACCCCACATCTGCAAGCTTATGAAAATCTGCATGAATGAGGATCCTGCCAAGAGGCCCAAATTTGACATGATTGTGCCCATCCTTGAGAAGATGCAAGACAAATGA